atccgcttctatactgggagtcagttgctgggcagttccctatactctcaaagttcgctattgacgtcctaacaataccagcagcagcggcagactgtgagcggactttcagcgagcttggcgacatgttaggcacccggagactccatataaagccagagcttatttcagctttgcagagcttgaagagctggaagaggcttggtatacagccaacaactacctcagcttctgggctagcgcgcacactatcagaggaagaaatctcaaaagtacaggagcatttatctcagttcgacgtcaggtaactcagttcagtcagtccagtcagtccgcaggccgcggcgacgtcagttcagtcagtcagttttagtttaattgaaaagtcttggcagtcagtccagtccagttcagtgacctcaggacgtcagttcagtcagtccagagagctccggactgactgaactgactgatagcaactctgGGAGAGTTGGAGAGAAAGAGCAAATTCTCGAGATTAAGAGAGAAGCCACAGAGCTCCATCCTTCTACTGGTGCCTCCCACGCCCCTGTGAACGTGACCCAAGGCCACCTGTAGTCATGGCGCGCGTCACGACGCAGTCTTCAACCAACGAGTCGGCACCTCATGGACGGGCTTGTCGCGTGCCAGGGCGATAATCACTGGAAGACAGCCGCCTAAGTCTACTGATACCAACTATCAAGCTTGGTGAGGCGTTCCCTCCGCTATCTTACAGGTGGAGCTGTTACGTGGGCGCGGAGACGCGCCTTGGCTGCCAAGATGTTCCCGGTGGAGCGGCATGTGTAGGCGTCGATAAAGGCCCTGATTTACTATTTCAGGACCCGGGATGGCGGAGACAAGATAAGAACGCGTGAAAGTCGCCGTCGCGAGTTAAATATCCTAGCTACAAATCCTGGGAGTGGGAGTAGTTCGGAAGCGTGGTTGCTGTGCAGCAATGTGACATTACAACAGCAGCTGCGTCCATTCCTCTCGCTCCAAGCAAAAGTTCTGATAAATATGCAGCCAGGCTTGAAAGTCGCTTCGCGAATCTCGATCTATCCAAGGTTTCGGAATTGAATCGAATCAACGCTGAGGTCGCGACTCGCGAGGGTGGCAATCTGACTAGAGTGGCTGGTAAGTAGATTATGCAGCTGCCTTCACGGTATGTAGGCTAGATTGAGTGTCAATAAGTTTACCAACAGCACGCAGTGCGTTGAGTGTTATACTGGCACCTGCGCCCTATTGTCATGGGCCGAGCTTGGCAGTTGGGGGTCGCCCAATCTAAGTAACTTAGTATTCCCGGTTTGTTTTCCGTTTACACACGTCCCAGCCAACGGGTGCGCATCAATAATGCTATTCTACTGTCTTCATCTCCAGAAAAAAACAAAACGGAACATAACACGTTGTTCCATTCGAGGAGACCAATGGACGCATTCACTACTTTGCACATCAGAAAAATCTCGCAGTCCCCGTGAACCTCGTCATCTTTTGTCCATGCTAGAGAAACATCTGTAGCACGTACAAAAATCACATCGTACGTGCTAGGATCCAGTACGATCGTATATGAGAGGGAAGCCAAGGGACTCTGGATGGTGAAGCCGATCGCAAAATATCCCGCCGAGCGAATGTTGGGAGGAAAGACGGGCGAGGCAGAAGAGATGTAGGCCGAATTGCGACTGTCACCACACAACAGTAACATGAACAGCATTAGCATGGTTGTTGCGAAGAAGAGTTCCAGCCGAATGACTTGCGAGAAATTGCTTCTGGTCACCTTGAAGTTTTAGACAAGCAACAGTTTGGCGTGGACGATACCACAAGTTTTTTTTTGGATTTGCTATCTATTTATTGATTGGAAGAACCCTTTGCGTACAGACTGACTGGCACATATACCAAGGTCCCGCCACGTATATGACACTATGACACTCTCGTAGCTCCACGTTGTCCTATCTAAGCAACTATACCTATGGCAAGAGCTGCAAAGATCCAAATCAGAGGTGTGGTCTGGAGTAACTCGCTGTGGTTTTCATCTTCCTTATCGTGATCCATGTTCAAGGTAATGTTCCTAACCGGCCTCTTAGGCCTCCGGGTCTTGCGCGATCTTTCCATCAAAGTCCTTGTAGGAATCTCCCTTGCCAATAGTCCTGAGGCCTTGTGGTCTGATGCTTTGTACACGTTGCTTGCGACGGTATGTTGGCTAGCGAACGACCCCCCAAGCAGCATTGCCTTATCCTGAGGTTGGCCATCCGTTGTGTTGAGAAGAAGCTGTGTGGAGCCATTCAGTAGAGCAAGATTGCCGGTTGGCAACTCGGCAGCGGAAGCTACCTTGGAGGCGGGCTTGGTCGGGTCTACAAGCTCGTAGACCATCTTGCCAGCGAGCATGGTCTGCTGAGAGGAGGATATCAGACCCGGCTGCATAACGCAAACAGTCGTTGACGATGGGTTGCATGTGCCGTTTCGAGAGCCTTCCCCAGATATAACAAGTGTGTAGGAGCCGGGAAGCATCTTCTCAGTTCCAACTCTCACAGCCAAACCGGAACCTGCGGCGGCTAGAATTCTACATGTTAGGATCGTTGTTCCATGTACCGCTTAGATGGCAACTTACGCTCTGCAAGAACACCAGCAGCACCGCCACTGGCAGCTGCGGTGTTGAATTCCACCGCAAGACTGTCCATGGCTTGTACAGACTGTAAAAGGCCAGCCAACAGAAGTGTACGGGAAGAGAACTGCATCTTAGCAACCAGGCTTGAGAAGAGATGTAtaagaagaaaaagaagaagaagaagaagtggaGAAGGTTGTGGGGGAGAAGGTCGATGGGAAATGAATAGAAAACAAAAGAGGGACAGCGAAGCCAACTATATAAGATTTCCAGTAGAGACCTACGGTGTTCTCGCATCGCTATTCTATAGCCATTGCTTCGTAACCGCATATCGTACGCGTACCAGCCGTAAAGCCCAGTATGAAATAAAGACAATAAGTTTAACGCTAATGTTTCCCCAAGTCGCCGTTGCATAGACCGATCTTTTCAGATGTTGATTAAACAACGTCGCGGGGATAGACAAACATCAATGCAAAAATAGGACATGCCATATGCGAACCATGGGTTTGTATGGGTTATACCAGATTTACTAAGTTAAACCAGCTTGCCAAGGCACGTGTAGTGGAAACACGCACAGACTGTTTGGGGTTAGAGTATAGTGCCGAGGCCTAAATGCGGTGCGCGCACGGGCTTTGAAAAGGCTTCGAAACTCTTGACAGCCTTGACAGCTGTGTCTTGGCGACCGAACCGTTCATGCCTGCACTTGTTTAGTATGACTGTCCACTAGCGCGCGCGTGTCAAAGTATGACCGCTTCATGCCGGCCACGTCGCGCACTGGGGTCGCTAGACAAGCAACGTTCGTGCTCAGGCAATGCAGTACACACGCCGTTGTCATCGATCTGGTGACGTCCCCGCCAAGCGCTAACCCCACGAATTTGGCAAAGAGCCTCCTCCATCATGCAGTAGTTCTCGCTGACGCTGGGACATGTGGGAGAATCGGTGTTTATGCTCTGCGCTTGGTAGCTATCTCGTCGAAACAATGCTAGGTACTTGGCAAGCGGATGCCTTATTCTCGTCCTTGTAGGAAGCACTTCCAACTGATATAAAGATGAGCATCCACACGACAGTTGGAAATCATCACACAGCATCACTCATCTCATCACCACTTACATTCTATCACGGTCTCACAGGTTGACGATCCGATACTTTCTTCACTTCAACTTTCCATCTTCATTCACATCTTTCACCAAACTTCACTCCCACTTCACTTTACCCCACCCCACTTCAACACCCTCAACACCTTCAACATGCACGCTTCCACCATCGCAGCTATCTTGGCATTCACTGCTGGCATGAGTGTCAACGCCGCGCCGGTCGTCGGTCCCCAAGTCATTTCCAACACCCAGCCCACTGAGCTTCATACGATCCTTGGCCATGCTGAAGCTGACCACAAAGTGTAAGTTTTCCTAGAGAATGATATGGAACAGTATGCTAACAGTAACAGGAGCGAGCTCGCCATCGACGAAGTTAACACCCAGCCGCTTACAACGAGGGACCCCGAGGCTCGCATTGGCAAGGGAGGAGCTGCTAAGGGTATCGCTGGTGGCATTGGTGCCATCGCTGATGGCCTCACTATCAGTTCAATCATTGGAGGACAGCAACAGCAAAAGAGAGACGCCCGCATCGGAAAGAGTGGTGCTGCCAAGGGTGTTGGTGGCGGTCTCGGTGCCCTCGCTGATGTAGTCACCATTGGCGGACTTATTGGAGGTCAGCAGCAGCAAAAGAGAGACGCCCGCATCGGAAAGAGTGGTGCTGCCAAGGGTGTTGGTGGCGGTCTCGGTGCCCTCGCTGATGTAGTCACCATTGGCGGACTTATTGGAGGTCAGCAGCAGCAAAAGAGAGACGCCCGCATCGGAAAGAGTGGTGCTGCCAAGGGTGTTGGTGGCGGTCTCGGTGCCCTCGCTGATGTAGTCACCATTGGCGGACTTATTGGAGGTCAGCAGCAGCAAAAGAGAGACGCCCGCATCGGAAAGAGTGGTGCTGCCAAGGGTGTCGGTGGCGGTCTCGGTGCCCTCGCTGATATAGTCACCATTGGCGGACTTATTGGAGGTCAGCAACAGCAGAAGAGAGACGCCCGCATCGGAAAGAGTGGTGCTGCTAAGGGTGTTGGTGGCGGTCTCGGTGCCCTCGCTGATGTAGTCACCATTGGCGGACTTATTGGAGGTCAGCAACAGCAAAAGAGGGAAGCACGTGTAGCTAAGAACTTCGGCAACGCAGCAAAGGGCATCGGTGGTGGTGTCGGTGCCATCGCTGATGTAGTCACCATTGGCGGACTCATTGGAGGTCAGCAAAAGAGAGACGGCGAGGTAGCTCAGCCAGTAGCGAGGGGAGAGCGCAAGGTGATCGGAAAAGCCCCAGAGGTCGAGGTCGGATGTATCTCTAGCGAGTTGGGATGCACCCACCGGATCATCGGCGCTCAGTAAGAAGTGTTTTGCTTAGAGAACTAGAGGATAGATTATATGATAGACGACTCAATTGATTTGAGAATACAAAACCCAGCAGCACAAAAGTGACTCGTGAAAACAACTTTGGAAACTATGTCAAACAGGAATCTCTACTTGTGAAAAGACTTACCATTGAGACCTTTCAACCAACGCAGCAGCACTCCTGAAATCGTTTATCAGAGTTTGATTTGCAGCTAATCATATAAGGTTTGTGAATTTCAAAACGCATCATCACGTTCGAAGCTGCAAGCTAAGCAATGGGCGCTTATCTCGTCATCGAAGACGTCTCTGAAATGTTAGTGAGTATTGCCGCTTCAGCAGTGAGGTTGGTTGAGGCGTTCAATCTTGGATCAGGGTCGACTTGTAGCTGTAATCTTTTATATTTATTTTTCGTTTAAGAGCGGAAGTTTTGGGTCGCCTGTGGGAGAGTACCATGATACTCGAAGGCACAATGAGAAATGAGGAGTCATCGAAGAGTATATCTTCAACTGAGGGCAGTTGCCGCGCTTCAGCAGTGACATTACTTGCATAGACGTTGTTTACTACTTTACATCATACAGAGCCATTGCGATGTTGCCCTTCTTCAAGGGGTCTGATACTTATATGATGATACCTACATATTCTTCACGCTACCTGTTCGTATCAGAAAGGGTGGCTAATGCTACGTGGCACCGGGCACAGCCCCTCTCCAAAATCCCAGCATCCATATCATCGCAACATGAACGATAGCATAGCTTACTTCAATCAGCTATAAACGCCCATGTTAACGTTCTCCAGACTTGGCGGCTAGGAATTGGGACTCTTCAACGCAATGCATGGCTGAGGCAACCCTAGGGCATTTGAGACCGATGGTTACGTCATTGCAGTTTCACGAAACATGGAGAAGATAAGAGTGATCATGGAGAGGAAGGAAGTCAATAGACATTAACAATAGCATGATTATCATGAGACTCATCAATCAGTTCATGGTCGAATGAAGGTATCCTCCACGTCGAAGCCATGCGCGAACGCACCATTCAGTATGTTATGGGCATGATTAGCATCACCTTCATATCGTTGAAATCAATACCGACTTTACGTTGCTAAGCCTAGCACCGCCTTCATGtcatcaacatcaatgcCGCCTTCACGTCGTCAACGAACGCATCCTTCATGCtatcaacatcaacaccaccTCCTTCATTTCATCAGCATCTAACACCCTCTTCGCGTCTTCAACATTAACATCGCCATCACTTCACCAACGAACGCCTCCTTCACGTCACAAACACGAACGCTTCCTTCACTTCGTCAACATCAACATCGCTTTCACGTTACCGATATCATGGCTAGCTATGAACACCATTGTGAACCATAACTAGATTGACTAGAATACCAAACC
This sequence is a window from Pyrenophora tritici-repentis strain M4 chromosome 4, whole genome shotgun sequence. Protein-coding genes within it:
- a CDS encoding Drf-FH1 multi-domain protein, producing MHASTIAAILAFTAGMSVNAAPVVGPQVISNTQPTELHTILGHAEADHKVSELAIDEVNTQPLTTRDPEARIGKGGAAKGIAGGIGAIADGLTISSIIGGQQQQKRDARIGKSGAAKGVGGGLGALADVVTIGGLIGGQQQQKRDARIGKSGAAKGVGGGLGALADVVTIGGLIGGQQQQKRDARIGKSGAAKGVGGGLGALADVVTIGGLIGGQQQQKRDARIGKSGAAKGVGGGLGALADIVTIGGLIGGQQQQKRDARIGKSGAAKGVGGGLGALADVVTIGGLIGGQQQQKREARVAKNFGNAAKGIGGGVGAIADVVTIGGLIGGQQKRDGEVAQPVARGERKVIGKAPEVEVGCISSELGCTHRIIGAQ